The following proteins come from a genomic window of Miscanthus floridulus cultivar M001 chromosome 2, ASM1932011v1, whole genome shotgun sequence:
- the LOC136539505 gene encoding protein SHORT-ROOT 2-like, producing MDTLFRLVSLHQHHQQAAAASSSPDQHHQSPYSSRSTSRSSTTSTGSRSSPSSYHTHNHHYYSHSHSHCNSGSGSGGGSGGGYCYDHHQPAPYQEECGNDHRLYMDEDFSSSSSSRHFQSHAAPPTQQPPPPSSSPAPTPPHQPPASTSSGAGGGHLFEAADFSFPQVDIDLDFSSPASSSGAGGAGRWAAQLLLECARAVAARDSQRVQQLMWMLNELASPYGDVDQKLASYFLQGLFARLTTSGPRTLRTLAAASDRNTSFESTRRTALRFQELSPWASFGHVAANGAILEAFLEAAAATAGAASSSSSSSSSQQPPRLHILDLSNTFCTQWPTLLEALATRSSDDTPHLSITTVVPTAAPSAAAQRVMREIAQRLEKFARLMGVPFTFRAVHHAGDLAELDLDGLDLREGTTALAINCVNALRGVAPGGARRRDAFVASLRRLEPRVVTVVEEDADLVAASESSSAEEANTETEAAFMKVFTEGLRFFSAYMDSLEESFPKASNERLALERAAGRAIVDLVSCPASESVERRETGASWARRMRSAGFSPVAFSDDVADDMRSLLRRYREGWTLREPGADDGAAAGVFLAWKEQPVVWTSAWRP from the coding sequence ATGGATACACTGTTTAGGTTGGTTAGCCTCCACCAGCATCACCAACAGGCAGCAGCAGCGTCCTCCTCGCCGGACCAGCACCACCAGTCCCCCTACAGCTCCCGCTCCACGTCCCGCAGCAGCACCACCTCCACCGGCTCACGCTCCTCCCCTTCCTCCTACCACACCCACAACCACCACTACTactcccactcccactcccactgcaacagcggcagcggcagcggtggaggatccgGCGGCGGCTACTGCTACGACCACCACCAGCCGGCGCCGTACCAAGAAGAATGCGGCAACGACCACCGCCTTTACATGGATGAAGActtctcctcctcgtcctcgtcgcgCCACTTCCAGTCGCATGCGGCCCCGCCcacgcagcagccgccgccgccctcgtcgtCTCCCGCGCCCACGCCACCGCATCAGCCGCCCGCGTCCACGTCGTCCGGCGCCGGTGGTGGCCACCTGTTCGAGGCGGCAGACTTCTCGTTCCCGCAGGTGGATATCGACCTCGACTTCAGCTCCCCGGCGTCGTCCTCCGGTGCGGGCGGCGCCGGACGGTGGGCCGCGCAGCTGCTGCTGGAGTGCGCGCGCGCCGTGGCCGCCCGCGACAGCCAGCGCGTGCAGCAGCTCATGTGGATGCTCAACGAGCTGGCGTCGCCGTACGGGGACGTGGACCAGAAGCTGGCGTCCTACTTCCTCCAGGGCCTCTTCGCGCGCCTCACCACCTCCGGCCCGCGCACGCTGCGCACGCTCGCCGCCGCGTCGGACCGGAACACGTCCTTCGAGTCCACGCGCCGCACCGCGCTCAGGTTCCAGGAGCTGAGCCCCTGGGCTTCCTTCGGTCACGTGGCCGCCAACGGGGCCATACTCGAGGCGTtcctggaggcggcggcggcgacggctggGGCCgcgtcctcttcctcctcctcctcgtcttcgCAGCAGCCGCCGCGGCTGCACATCCTGGACCTGAGCAACACCTTCTGCACGCAGTGGCCGACGCTGCTGGAGGCGCTGGCCACGAGGTCGTCGGACGACACGCCTCACCTGTCCATCACCACCGTGGTGCCCACCGCCGCGCCGTCCGCGGCCGCGCAGCGCGTCATGCGGGAGATCGCGCAGCGCCTCGAGAAGTTCGCGCGCCTCATGGGCGTGCCCTTCACCTTCCGCGCCGTGCACCACGCGGGGGACCTCGCGGAGCTGGACCTCGATGGCCTCGACCTCCGCGAGGGCACCACGGCGCTCGCGATCAACTGCGTCAACGCGCTGCGCGGGGTGGCGCCGGGAGGCGCGCGGCGGCGTGACGCGTTCGTGGCGTCGCTCCGCCGGCTCGAGCCGCGCGTGGTCACCGTCGTGGAAGAGGACGCCGACCTCGTGGCGGCATCCGAGTCGTCGTCGGCCGAGGAAGCCAACACGGAGACGGAGGCGGCGTTCATGAAGGTGTTCACCGAGGGCCTCCGCTTCTTCTCGGCGTACATGGACTCCCTGGAAGAGAGCTTCCCGAAGGCGAGCAACGAGAGGCTCGCGCTGGAGAGGGCGGCGGGGCGTGCCATTGTGGACCTCGTGTCCTGCCCGGCGTCGGAGTCCGTCGAGAGGCGGGAGACGGGGGCGTCGTGGGCGCGGCGCATGCGGTCGGCCGGCTTCTCCCCCGTGGCGTTCAGCGACGACGTGGCCGACGACATGCGGTCGTTGCTGCGCCGGTATCGGGAGGGATGGACCTTGCGAGAGCCAGGCGCGGACGACGGCGCGGCGGCCGGGGTGTTCCTCGCCTGGAAGGAGCAGCCCGTGGTGTGGACGAGTGCGTGGAGGCCATGA